GGAAAAGGATGTGGAGTTGCTTAGACAACCAGGATGTTGGCTTAGAAGCAGCCACCATTTAAAGAGTGCGTAATAGCTCACTGGTCGAGTGACTCTGCGCCGAAAATGTAACGGGGCTAAACGTATCACCGAAGCTGCGGATTGATACCGTATGGTATCAGTGGTAGGGGAGCGTTCTAAGGGCGTTGAAGCTAGATCGTAAGGACTGGTGGAGCGCTTAGAAGTGAGAATGCCGGTATGAGTAGCGAAAGACGGGTGAGAATCCCGTCCACCGTATGCCTAAGGTTTCCTGGGGAAGGCTCGTCCTCCCAGGGTTAGTCAGGACCTAAGCCGAGGCCGAAAGGCGTAGGCGATGGACAACAGGTTGATATTCCTGTACCACCTCATTTCCGTTTGAGCAATGGAGGGACGCAGAAAGATAGGGTAAGCGCGCTGCTGGATATGCGCGTCCAAGCAATTAGGCTGATGTGTAGGAAAATCCGCACATCATAAGGCTGAGTTGTGATGGCGAGGGAAATATAGTACCGAAGTTCCTGATTCTACGCTGCCAAGAAAAGCTTCTAGCGAGGAAATAGGTGCCTGTACCGCAAACCGACACAGGTAGGCGAGGAGAGAATCCTAAGGTGAGCGAGAGAACTATGGTTAAGGAACTCGGCAAAATGACCCCGTAACTTCGGGAGAAGGGGTGCTCTTTTGGGTGTATGCCCGGGAGAGCCGCAGTGAAAAGGCCCAAGCGACTGTTTAGCAAAAACACAGGTCTCTGCGAAGCCGCAAGGCGAAGTATAGGGGCTGACGCCTGCCCGGTGCTGGAAGGTTAAGAGGAGGGGTTATCCCTTACGGGAGAAGCTCTGAATTGAAGCCCCAGTAAACGGCGGCCGTAACTATAACGGTCCTAAGGTAGCGAAATTCCTTGTCGGGTAAGTTCCGACCCGCACGAAAGGCGTAACGATTTGGGCACTGTCTCAACCATAGACTCGGTGAAATTATAGTACCTGTGAAGATGCAGGTTACCCGCGACAGGACGGAAAGACCCCGTGGAGCTTTACTGCAGCTTGATATTGAATTTTGGTACAGCTTGTACAGGATAGGTAGGAGCCTGAGAAGCCGGAGCGCTAGCTTCGGTGGAGGCGTCGGTGGGATACTACCCTGGCTGTATTGAAATTCTAACCTAGAGCCGTGATCCGGCTCGGAGACAGTGTCAGGTGGGCAGTTTGACTGGGGCGGTCGCCTCCTAAAGAGTAACGGAGGCGCCCAAAGGTTCCCTCAGAATGGTTGGAAATCATTCGAAGAGTGTAAAGGCATAAGGGAGCTTGACTGCGAGACCTACAAGTCGAGCAGGGACGAAAGTCGGGCTTAGTGATCCGGTGGTTCCGCATGGAAGGGCCATCGCTCAACGGATAAAAGCTACCCCGGGGATAACAGGCTTATCTCCCCCAAGAGTCCACATCGACGGGGAGGTTTGGCACCTCGATGTCGGCTCATCGCATCCTGGGGCTGTAGTCGGTCCCAAGGGTTGGGCTGTTCGCCCATTAAAGCGGTACGCGAGCTGGGTTCAGAACGTCGTGAGACAGTTCGGTCCCTATCCGTCGTGGGCGCAGGAAATTTGAGAGGAGCTGTCCTTAGTACGAGAGGACCGGGATGGACACACCGCTGGTGTACCAGTTGTTCTGCCAAGAGCATGGCTGGGTAGCTATGTGTGGAAGGGATAAGTGCTGAAAGCATCTAAGCATGAAGCCCCCCTCAAGATGAGATTTCCCATAGCGTTAAGCTAGTAAGACCCCTGAGAGACGATCAGGTTGATAGGTCAGAGGTGGAAGCGTGGTGACACGTGGAGCTGACTGATACTAATCGGTCGAGGACTTAACTAACAAGTTTGATAATGACATTATCTAGTTTTGAGGGTACGAAGTACAACTCTATAAATCAGGTGATTAGTGCGAAGAGGTCACACCCGTTCCCATACCGAACACGGCAGTTAAGCTCTTCAGCGTCGATGGTAGTTGGGGGTTTCCCCCTGTGAGAGTAGAACGTCGCCTGGTTTAGATTTTTTATGAAAATAAGTTATTTTCTTATAATCGCGGGGTGGAGCACGAACGAATATGCTTCGAAGAAATTACTTCAGCATACCAATCGAGCCGCTACTTGTATTAACATCCTGAGATTGGGATGGTCTTAACAGGGTAAAACTTCATGGATTTAAAAATTAAATTATTTTCTTATTATCGCGGGGTGGAGCAGTCTGGTAGCTCGTCGGGCTCATAACCCGAAGGTCGCAGGTTCAAATCCTGTCCCCGCAACCAAAAATGGTCCCGTGGTGTAGCGGTTAACATGCCTGCCTGTCACGCAGGAGATCGCCGGTTCGATCCCGGTCGGGACCGCCATACATACGATTCTTAAAACGAAACAAAAATTGTTTCGTTTTTTTTATTATTTTTGAAATGAGTAATATATAAATAGATTTTATTTGCAGGAGTATTACTTTTAACGATTATAACTGTTTAAAACAGAAGCCGACATAAGCTAAGGATGCTTAACTCAACCTTAATTAGGAAACTTGGGATGGTAGGAGATTACAAGGCGCTTATGCGACTAAAAGCCCAAGGTTACGCCATCGATAAGCAAGAGAAGTAACAAAATAAACGAAAACAATCTAAATATAAGTTTCAATAATTTATTGAAACTATTCAAAAGAATATTACTGTTTGACATCCGCTTAATGTTTTGAAATGATATAATATGGCAAAGTTAGAAATAGACGAGTTAGAATTTTGGTGGTGAAGTAATTGGAAATTGTTTTACATACAAATACTGAGGAAGAAACTCAAGAAATTGCATTTTTTCTCGGACAATTAGTGCAACAAAAAGATGTAATATTATTAGAAGGAGATCTTGGTGCTGGAAAGACCACTTTTACAAAAGGATTTGCTAAAGGTCTTGATGTAAAAAGAACGGTTAATAGCCCAACTTTTAATATTATTAAAGAATATAAAGGTAGAATTCCTCTATATCATATGGATGTTTATCGTTTAGAAGGTAGTAGTGAAGATTTAGGCTTTGATGAGTATTTTATGGGTGAAGGTGTTTGTGTTGTAGAATGGGCTCATTTAATTTCAGATTACCTACCAAATGAATTCTTAAAAATCATAATAACTCATGAAGAAAATGGTAGAATGATTACTTTTATTCCAAATGGATCTAGGTATGAATTTATTTGTAAGGAGTTAATAAACAATGACCGTTTTAGCAATTGATACATCTACTAATGTTATGGGGATTAGTCTAATAAAAGATCAATCTGTTATTGGAGAAACGATAACATTTATTAATAAAAACCATTCTGTACGATTAATGCCAGCAATTAGTACTTTAATGGAAGAATGCAATATAAAACCAAAGGAATTATCTAAAATAGTAGTTGCAAAAGGTCCAGGCTCTTATACAGGTGTACGCATTGGTGTCACTGTGGCTAAATCATTAGCTTTCACTTTAAATATTCCAATTATCGGAGTATCAAGTTTGAAGGTATTGGCTGCTAACGGGCGATATTTTAATGGATTAGTTTGTCCATTATTTGATGCAAGACGCAACTTATTATTTACAGGTCTTTATGATTTTAGAGGACAGGTTACTAATGAGGTATTAGAAGACTGCAATATTGACCGAAGTATATGGATTGAAAAGCTTAAATCTTATAATGAACAAATCTTATTTATTGGTAATGATGTATTAATTCATAAAGAATTTATTATTGAGCATTTAAAAGATAAAGCTGTCTTTGCAAAAGAAAGTATGAATAACCAGAGACCTAGTGAACTGTTTACATGTAGCTTAGAAGAAAAGGAAGAATCAGTTCATAATTTTGTACCAGAATATTTAAGATTATCAGAGGCAGAAGCTAATTGGCTTGCAAGCCAAGAAAAGTAGGAGGATATTATGATCTCATCGGTTGCTTTTCGTAAAATGAAAGAAGAAGATTTAGATCAAATAGTAGAAATTGAAAAACAATCATTCCCTACACCATGGACATATGATGCTTTTTATAATGAATTATATTCAAATCAATTTGCCAATTATATAGTGGCTGAAGTAGATGAGAAAATAATTGGTTATTGTGGATTATGGGTGGTTATTGACGAGGGACATATTACAAATATAGCTATTTTGCCAGATTATAGGGGAGTAGGTCTTGGCGAAAAGTTACTTCAGGCGGTAATGGAAACTGCTAAAAATCTTGGAGCTGATACATTAACTTTAGAAGTAAGGGTATCGAATCATGTAGCAATGGGACTATATCGAAAGCTGGGATTCCAAGATGGTGGTATTCGTAAAAGCTATTATACAGATAATTTTGAGGATGCATTAGTTATGTGGGTGAATTTGAAATGATAAATGAAAATTGTTTAATTATTGCTATAGAGACAAGCTGTGATGAAACTTCAGCAGCAGTTGTTAAAAATGGAAATGAAATTTTAAGTAATGTAGTAGCTACTCAAATAGATATTCATAAACGTTTTGGTGGAGTTGTACCTGAAGTTGCATCACGATTACATGTTGAGCAAATAACTTTAGTAATCGAAGAAGCAATGAAGCAAGCAAAGGTAGAATATGAAGAGCTAGCTGCTGTAGCAGTTACAGAAGGTCCAGGACTTGTTGGAGCTTTACTAATTGGGGTAAATGCTGCAAAAGCAATTGCATTTGCACATGGATTACCACTTATAGGAGTACACCACATTGCGGGTCATATTTATGCTAATCAACTTGTACAGCCCCTGCAATATCCACTATTAGCCTTAGTTGTTTCTGGTGGACATACGGAGCTTGTCTACATGAAGGAAGATGGCATTTTTGAAGTAATAGGTGAAACAAGGGATGATGCAGCAGGAGAAGCTTATGATAAGGTCGCTAGAACACTTAAATTACCTTATCCAGGTGGTCCTCACATTGATCGTCTAGCACAAGAAGGAAATGCAACGATTCCCTTTCCTAGAGCATGGTTAGAAGAGGGTAGCTATGATTTTAGTTTTAGTGGGTTAAAGTCATCAGTTATTAATTATATGCATAATGCTGAGCAAAGAGGCAAGGAAATTTCACCAGCTGATGTTGCAGCAAGCTTTCAAGAAAGTGTAATTGAAGTAATTGTTTCAAAAACAATTCAGGCTGCAAAAGAATATAATGTAAAACAAGTTTTATTGGCCGGAGGAGTTGCGGCTAATAAAGGGTTGAGAGCTTCATTACAAGAAGAGATGAATGCTTTGACTAATGTAGAATTAGTTATACCACCACTATCACTTTGTACAGATAATGCTGCTATGATTGGTGCGGCTGCATTTATCCGGTTAAAACAAGGAAAACTAGGTAATTTGGCATTAAACGGGAATCCAGGTTTGGATTTAGAGAATATGTAAGAAGTACTTATTCACAATTTTTCAATAAAATGTGGATAAGTACTTTTTATTTGTTAAAAACTTATTAAACTATGTGTACAAAATTGTGTATAACATTACTATTTTTCTGTGGATAATGTGTATAAACCTGTGTAAAAGCTAAATGATAATTGAATATATGTGGATAAATATGTAGATAAGAAAAAACGGATAGCAATTAGCTTATCCGTTTAGTCATTAATCTTGTAAGTTCTCCCATTCTTCCATTAGGTCTATTAACTTAGCTTCGATATCACTTTTCTTATTTGTTAATTCCTGTACTAATTGAAAATCACCGTAAACTTCTGGCTTACATAATTCTAGTTCGATTGTCTCTATATCAAGCTCAAATTGCGATATATTACTTTCAATTTCTTCTATACGGCGCTGAGTTTGACGGAGTTTTTTCTTCAATTCTTTGTCTTGTTGATAATCAGAAATTGGTTGAGAGGATTGTTTAACTTGTGCTAATGTAGCCTCTTTTTCTGCTTGTTCTTTTTCAAATGCTTCGTTTTTCTTAAATTGGTAATAGTCATAATCACCCAAATAAATTGATAATCCTGCTTTTGCTAGTTCAAAAGTTTTTGTGGATAATCTGTTCATAAAGTATCGATCATGAGAAACAAATAAAATCGTTCCAGGGTAATCTAATAAAGCATTCTCTAACACTTCTTTACTATCTAAATCTAAATGGTTAGTAGGCTCATCAAGAATTAGGAAATTAGCTTTTTTCATCATAAGCTTAGCCAAAGCTAATCTTGCCTTTTCTCCACCACTTAAAGAGTTAACAATTTTTGTCACATCATCTCCAGAAAATAAAAAGTTCCCTAATATTGTTCGAATCTCTTGTTCGGCCTTTAATGGATAATCATCCCAAAGTTCGTCTAATACTCTTTTATTAGAAGTTAGTTTTGCTTGCTCTTGATCATAGTATCCAACTGAAACATTTGCACCAAAATCAATTGTTCCCTGTAATTTTTCTAAATCTCCAATAATCGTTTTAAGTAAAGTCGATTTACCAACACCATTTGGACCGACTAATGCGACACTATCGCCTCGATTCAGTACAAATCTCATCGGTTGATCAATTGTTGGAATACGATCATAGCCAATATATAAATCTTGTACAGACAACACATCATTACCGCTTTGTTTTTCAATTGTAAATGAAAAATTAGCCGAAGATTCGTCTCCAAGTGGCCTGTCTAATCGAACCATACGATCTAATTGTTTCCTACGACTTTGAGCTCTTTTTGTAGTTGAAGCACGCGCAATATTACGCTGTACAAAATCTTCAAGTTTAGAGATTTCCTCTTGTTGCTTTTCGAACTGTTTTAACTCTTGTTCATATTGAGCTGCCTTTAGTTCAAGGTACTTACTATAATTACCAACAAATCGTTGATGCTTATGATTAGATATTTCATAAACAATATTAACAACTTGATCAAGAAAGTATCGATCGTGAGAAACGATTAAAACTGCACCAGGATATGACTGTAAGTAGCGCTCTAACCAACTTAGAGTGTCAATATCTAAATGGTTTGTAGGCTCATCCAGGATTAACAAATCAGGTTTTGTCAATAATAGCTTACCTAATGCCAGTCTTGTCTTTTGTCCACCGCTTAACGAGGAAATTTTTGTTTCGTAATCTTCATTACTAAAACCTAAACCACTAATTATTGAACGAATATCTGCTTCAAACTGGTAACCACCGTTTTCTTTGAATGTATATTGAAGATGATCATATTCATTCATAACCTTGTCATAAACGGCTTGATTAGAGTAGACATCCTCTCTAGTCATTTTAACTTCTAATTTTCGCATATTGTCCTGCATCTCTACTAAATGATTAAATACAGAATAATATTCTTCCCAAATCGTTTTATCGCTTTGTAAACCAGAGTTTTGGGCTAGATAGCCAACAGTAACGTCTTTGGGTTTATTTATTTCGCCGCCATCATAGGATATTTCACCTGCTATTATTTTCAATAATGTAGATTTTCCCGCTCCATTACGTCCGACAATGGCAACTCGATCACTCATTTGAACTTCTAATTTTATATTTGAAAGTATAATGTCACTACCAAAATACTTTGAGACATTATTTACTTGTAAAAGAATCATGGATAACACCTCATTGCAAAATTTTTTATGTATATAACTGTAGACTGTCAAAATTCTTAAATATAGTGTATATTTTACATTAGAACAAATACTTTATTACTAAAATAAAGTCAAATTACACACCATAGTAAAAAGAATTACAGTAAGTGGGGGATTAAAAAATGGATTCGGAACAAATTAAAATTCCACAAGCTACTGCTAAACGTCTACCTTTATATTACCGTTTTATAAAGAATTTGTCTTTATCAGGTAAACAAAGAGTTTCTTCAGCAGAGTTAAGTGAAGCAGTAAAGGTAGATTCCGCTACAATCAGAAGAGATTTTTCATATTTTGGAGCACTTGGTAAAAAAGGTTATGGCTATAACGTAAATTATTTATTAACTTTTTTCTCGAAAGCGCTTAACCAACATGAAGTTATGAAAGTTGCATTAATTGGTGTTGGTAATTTAGGAACTGCATTCTTACACTATAATTTTATAAAAAATAATAATACAAAAATTGAGATGGCATTTGATATTGATCCAAATAAAATTGGCACTGAAATAGGTGGAGTACCCGTTTATAATCTAGATAATCTAGAGGAAGTTATGAATGAAGATATTCAAATCGTTATTTTAACTGTACCTGCACCTGTAGCACAATCAATAGCTGATCGATTAAATGGAAAAAATATTAGAGGAATCTTAAATTTCACACCTGCACGAATTAGTGTACCAGAACATATTCGCATTCATCATATAGACTTAGCCGTTGAACTGCAAACATTGGCATATTTTTTACAACAATAAATTCATATTAGAATAAAAACCCCCAAAAAATTTGGGGGTTTTTGGTTTTTAATGTAAATTGATTTGCTGAAAAACGACAAAAGAGTTCATTAACATATGTGTTAAGATTGGAACCATAATTGAGTTTGTTCGTTTATACAGATAACAAAATACAAAACCGATTAGAAAGTAAGATAAAAAGAAGGGCAAGTCTCCGTGCATAAGCGAAAAGACCGCTGAACTAATTCCAGCAGAAATAATAAATGGTAAACGATTATAAAGCCTTTTAAAAATAATTCGACGAAAAATAATCTCCTCTAAAATTGGTGCAACTAAACTTGGTATGATAATAAAGGCCGGGTTAAGCTTAGCGATGTTTATGATATTTTGAGTATTTTCTGAGCCCTTATGTAGTTCAAATACATAAATTAAAATTAAATTACAAACAATTTGAGTTAGCATTGTTATGAAATAACCTAAAACAACCCAATTTATTATTGTACGATAATTAGCTTTTAGATTCTTTATTCCTTCATAAATGGGTTTATGTAATAAGATAAGTATAATAATTAATCCACTTACGAAACTAATACAACCCCATAATGCCACTGCTTCAAGAGAAGCTGTTTTCTGATCCACTCCAACGTATAAGTTACTATTTAATAAATAGGGCACCCCAAATACCGCTGAATATTGAAGAACGACATACGTTAATAAAATCCATAAATCTCTAGTTTTCAATACGTTAGCTCCTTTGTGTTGATATTTTTCATAACCCAAAGGTTTATAACAACACGTACATTATTTTACTCGTTTCTTTTGTTTCTTAAAAGAAATTTTCACTTTTTATTTTACTTTTGATCGTTAAGAAAAAAACTTATTAAATTTCGACAAGAAAAGTGCCTGCTTCGGGCTTGCAAAATTTTTTGATATTATTTAAACTAATAATTGTGTTAGCACTCAATATACATGAGTGCTAAAAAATAATGATTTGATTATTGAGGAGGTATTACACATGTTAAAGCCATTAGGTGATCGTGTTGTAATTGAGCTTGTTGAGTCTGAAGAAAAAACTGCTAGTGGTATCGTTTTACCAGGTAGTGCACAAGAAAAGCCACAAGAAGGCAAAGTTGTTGCAGTAGGTACTGGTCGAGTACTTGAAAATGGTGAGCGCGTTACTTTAGAAGTATCTGTAGGTGACCGCATTATCTTCTCTAAATATTCAGGAACAGAAGTTAAGTACGGTGGTACTGAATATCTAGTTCTTCGCGAAAACGATATACTTGCAATCATAGGTTAATAAAATAAAAATACTTAAATTAAAAAATATACTTTTTATATTATAAGGAGGTCATTTTCATGGCAAAGGACATTAGATTTGGTGAAGAAGCACGTCGCGCAATGTTACGTGGAGTAGACGCTTTAGCTGATGCTGTAAAAGTAACTTTAGGACCAAAAGGACGTAACGTAGTTCTTGAGAAAAAATTTGGTTCTCCATTAATTACAAATGATGGTGTTACAATCGCAAAAGAAATAGAATTAGAAGATGCATTTGAAAATATGGGTGCAAAATTAGTTGCAGAAGTTGCTAGCAAAACGAATGATGTTGCTGGGGACGGTACAACAACTGCGACAGTTTTAGCGCAAGCTATGATTCGTGAGGGTCTTAAAAACGTAACTGCTGGAGCAAACCCAATGGGTATCCGTAAAGGTATCGAAAAAGCAGTTGCTGTAGCAATTGAAGAATTAAAAACAATCTCAAAACCAATTGAAGGTAAAGAGTCAATCGCACAAGTTGCTGCAATTTCTTCAGCGGATCCAGAAGTTGGACAATTAATTGCTGAAGCAATGGAGCGCGTTGGTAACGATGGAGTTATCACTCTTGAAGAATCAAAAGGTTTCACAACTGAGTTAGAAGTAGTAGAAGGTATGCAATTTGACCGTGGATACTCTTCTCCTTACATGGTTACAAATTCAGAGAAAATGGTTGCTGAATTAGAAAACCCATATATTTTAATCACAGATAAAAAAGTAACAAACATTCAAGAAATCTTACCAGTACTTGAGCAAGTTGTTCAACAAGGTAAGCCACTATTAATCATTGCTGAGGATGTTGAAGGTGAAGCACAAGCAACGATCATCGTAAATAAATTACGTGGTACGTTCAATGCAGTTACTGTTAAAGCTCCT
This genomic interval from Gottfriedia acidiceleris contains the following:
- the tsaE gene encoding tRNA (adenosine(37)-N6)-threonylcarbamoyltransferase complex ATPase subunit type 1 TsaE produces the protein MEIVLHTNTEEETQEIAFFLGQLVQQKDVILLEGDLGAGKTTFTKGFAKGLDVKRTVNSPTFNIIKEYKGRIPLYHMDVYRLEGSSEDLGFDEYFMGEGVCVVEWAHLISDYLPNEFLKIIITHEENGRMITFIPNGSRYEFICKELINNDRFSN
- the tsaB gene encoding tRNA (adenosine(37)-N6)-threonylcarbamoyltransferase complex dimerization subunit type 1 TsaB, which produces MTVLAIDTSTNVMGISLIKDQSVIGETITFINKNHSVRLMPAISTLMEECNIKPKELSKIVVAKGPGSYTGVRIGVTVAKSLAFTLNIPIIGVSSLKVLAANGRYFNGLVCPLFDARRNLLFTGLYDFRGQVTNEVLEDCNIDRSIWIEKLKSYNEQILFIGNDVLIHKEFIIEHLKDKAVFAKESMNNQRPSELFTCSLEEKEESVHNFVPEYLRLSEAEANWLASQEK
- the rimI gene encoding ribosomal protein S18-alanine N-acetyltransferase, whose translation is MISSVAFRKMKEEDLDQIVEIEKQSFPTPWTYDAFYNELYSNQFANYIVAEVDEKIIGYCGLWVVIDEGHITNIAILPDYRGVGLGEKLLQAVMETAKNLGADTLTLEVRVSNHVAMGLYRKLGFQDGGIRKSYYTDNFEDALVMWVNLK
- the tsaD gene encoding tRNA (adenosine(37)-N6)-threonylcarbamoyltransferase complex transferase subunit TsaD; protein product: MINENCLIIAIETSCDETSAAVVKNGNEILSNVVATQIDIHKRFGGVVPEVASRLHVEQITLVIEEAMKQAKVEYEELAAVAVTEGPGLVGALLIGVNAAKAIAFAHGLPLIGVHHIAGHIYANQLVQPLQYPLLALVVSGGHTELVYMKEDGIFEVIGETRDDAAGEAYDKVARTLKLPYPGGPHIDRLAQEGNATIPFPRAWLEEGSYDFSFSGLKSSVINYMHNAEQRGKEISPADVAASFQESVIEVIVSKTIQAAKEYNVKQVLLAGGVAANKGLRASLQEEMNALTNVELVIPPLSLCTDNAAMIGAAAFIRLKQGKLGNLALNGNPGLDLENM
- a CDS encoding ABC-F family ATP-binding cassette domain-containing protein; this encodes MILLQVNNVSKYFGSDIILSNIKLEVQMSDRVAIVGRNGAGKSTLLKIIAGEISYDGGEINKPKDVTVGYLAQNSGLQSDKTIWEEYYSVFNHLVEMQDNMRKLEVKMTREDVYSNQAVYDKVMNEYDHLQYTFKENGGYQFEADIRSIISGLGFSNEDYETKISSLSGGQKTRLALGKLLLTKPDLLILDEPTNHLDIDTLSWLERYLQSYPGAVLIVSHDRYFLDQVVNIVYEISNHKHQRFVGNYSKYLELKAAQYEQELKQFEKQQEEISKLEDFVQRNIARASTTKRAQSRRKQLDRMVRLDRPLGDESSANFSFTIEKQSGNDVLSVQDLYIGYDRIPTIDQPMRFVLNRGDSVALVGPNGVGKSTLLKTIIGDLEKLQGTIDFGANVSVGYYDQEQAKLTSNKRVLDELWDDYPLKAEQEIRTILGNFLFSGDDVTKIVNSLSGGEKARLALAKLMMKKANFLILDEPTNHLDLDSKEVLENALLDYPGTILFVSHDRYFMNRLSTKTFELAKAGLSIYLGDYDYYQFKKNEAFEKEQAEKEATLAQVKQSSQPISDYQQDKELKKKLRQTQRRIEEIESNISQFELDIETIELELCKPEVYGDFQLVQELTNKKSDIEAKLIDLMEEWENLQD
- a CDS encoding redox-sensing transcriptional repressor Rex → MDSEQIKIPQATAKRLPLYYRFIKNLSLSGKQRVSSAELSEAVKVDSATIRRDFSYFGALGKKGYGYNVNYLLTFFSKALNQHEVMKVALIGVGNLGTAFLHYNFIKNNNTKIEMAFDIDPNKIGTEIGGVPVYNLDNLEEVMNEDIQIVILTVPAPVAQSIADRLNGKNIRGILNFTPARISVPEHIRIHHIDLAVELQTLAYFLQQ
- a CDS encoding CPBP family intramembrane glutamic endopeptidase, which encodes MKTRDLWILLTYVVLQYSAVFGVPYLLNSNLYVGVDQKTASLEAVALWGCISFVSGLIIILILLHKPIYEGIKNLKANYRTIINWVVLGYFITMLTQIVCNLILIYVFELHKGSENTQNIINIAKLNPAFIIIPSLVAPILEEIIFRRIIFKRLYNRLPFIISAGISSAVFSLMHGDLPFFLSYFLIGFVFCYLYKRTNSIMVPILTHMLMNSFVVFQQINLH
- the groES gene encoding co-chaperone GroES — translated: MLKPLGDRVVIELVESEEKTASGIVLPGSAQEKPQEGKVVAVGTGRVLENGERVTLEVSVGDRIIFSKYSGTEVKYGGTEYLVLRENDILAIIG
- the groL gene encoding chaperonin GroEL (60 kDa chaperone family; promotes refolding of misfolded polypeptides especially under stressful conditions; forms two stacked rings of heptamers to form a barrel-shaped 14mer; ends can be capped by GroES; misfolded proteins enter the barrel where they are refolded when GroES binds), encoding MAKDIRFGEEARRAMLRGVDALADAVKVTLGPKGRNVVLEKKFGSPLITNDGVTIAKEIELEDAFENMGAKLVAEVASKTNDVAGDGTTTATVLAQAMIREGLKNVTAGANPMGIRKGIEKAVAVAIEELKTISKPIEGKESIAQVAAISSADPEVGQLIAEAMERVGNDGVITLEESKGFTTELEVVEGMQFDRGYSSPYMVTNSEKMVAELENPYILITDKKVTNIQEILPVLEQVVQQGKPLLIIAEDVEGEAQATIIVNKLRGTFNAVTVKAPGFGDRRKAMLEDIAILTGGEVITEELGLDLKTTNITQLGRASKVVVTKENTTIVEGAGETEAIQRRIGVIRAQLEETTSEFDREKLQERLAKLAGGVAVIKVGAATETELKERKLRIEDALNSTRAAVEEGIVAGGGTALMSVYNKVAAIEAEGDVATGINIVLRALEAPVRQIATNAGLEGSVIIEKLKSAEVGVGFNAANGQWVNMIEEGIVDPTKVTRSALQNAASVSAMFLTTEAVVADIPEKNAPAMPDMGGMGMGGMM